A window of the bacterium genome harbors these coding sequences:
- a CDS encoding 4Fe-4S binding protein, with protein sequence MAYVITDECVECGACVPECPEEAISEGEPYVIDPELCSDCGTCAEVCPTEAILPGE encoded by the coding sequence ATGGCGTATGTGATTACCGACGAGTGCGTGGAGTGCGGGGCCTGCGTGCCCGAGTGTCCGGAAGAGGCCATCTCCGAAGGCGAGCCCTACGTGATTGACCCCGAGCTCTGCTCCGACTGCGGCACCTGTGCCGAGGTCTGCCCCACCGAGGCGATTCTACCCGGCGAGTAG
- a CDS encoding nitroreductase family protein, with the protein MSYEVLQGIIRGRRSVRAFKPDPVPPADVERMLDAALWAPSGSNTQPWFFTAVSDRTVIARAADLVRLEVERVSLEVSGFAGGITRFARFAETGKGLARWGTFFEGAPLVFFVAGRREQSSWRMRLAEVLPGHPAAGEGTSWLVSCAAAVQNLLLAVHALGYGACWMGAPLVARVTLEELLELPEGYELLAVVPVGRSAEEPSPPRRRPTGETVRLMD; encoded by the coding sequence TTGAGCTACGAGGTACTCCAGGGAATCATCCGGGGGCGGCGCAGCGTCCGGGCCTTCAAGCCGGACCCCGTTCCCCCCGCGGATGTGGAGAGGATGCTCGATGCGGCGCTGTGGGCCCCCTCGGGGAGCAACACCCAACCCTGGTTCTTCACCGCGGTCAGCGACCGGACCGTTATCGCCCGGGCGGCGGACCTCGTCCGGCTGGAGGTCGAGCGCGTTTCTCTGGAAGTGTCCGGTTTTGCCGGAGGCATTACTCGCTTCGCTCGTTTTGCCGAGACGGGGAAAGGCCTGGCGCGTTGGGGCACCTTCTTCGAGGGGGCGCCGCTGGTCTTCTTCGTCGCCGGGCGGAGGGAGCAGTCCTCCTGGCGGATGAGGCTGGCCGAGGTTCTCCCTGGGCACCCTGCCGCGGGGGAGGGCACGTCCTGGCTGGTCAGCTGCGCCGCGGCCGTCCAGAACCTCCTCCTCGCGGTCCACGCCCTGGGCTACGGCGCCTGCTGGATGGGCGCCCCCCTGGTGGCGCGGGTGACGCTGGAGGAACTGCTGGAGCTGCCCGAGGGGTACGAGCTTCTGGCGGTGGTTCCGGTGGGCCGTTCCGCCGAGGAGCCGTCCCCGCCGCGGCGCCGACCGACGGGGGAGACGGTCCGGCTGATGGATTGA
- a CDS encoding C25 family cysteine peptidase, whose translation MRRATAVLVLVLSTVSLAEVTVPRWLDPQGREPLSYSAWVEANPGRAQSSPVESGRETAAVSLSPTAVGRVLVIVEDRLCAPLDDALATWYDDLAADGWTVDELVYTGGDAASVRASIADAYAGGATGAVLIGAIPVPWFEMDEPAWGSSTHEEFPCDLYYMDTDGTWSDGDGDGILDFHTGDITPEVWVSRIDAREMTFGQELDLYLAYFAKDHAYRNGGLGVPDRGLAYNDDDWYDYSDGLNAAYSDVARFTDPAQTTADHLLEQYAQGFEFVHLMSHSSPWGHTFKIPSGYAGSIYNCEIEALLPEAVFVNLFSCSCTRFVEFDCIGSWYIFHAGPGLVALGSAKTGSMLEHYGFYARLGAGDSIGEGFLAWAQANIYPGMSADYKYWYYGLNILGDG comes from the coding sequence ATGCGCCGCGCCACCGCCGTTCTGGTCCTCGTTCTTTCGACGGTTTCGCTCGCCGAGGTGACCGTCCCCCGCTGGCTCGATCCCCAGGGGCGGGAGCCGTTGAGCTACTCGGCCTGGGTGGAGGCTAACCCCGGGCGCGCGCAGTCGTCGCCGGTTGAGAGCGGCCGGGAGACGGCCGCGGTTTCACTCTCGCCCACGGCGGTGGGCCGGGTCCTGGTCATCGTCGAGGACCGCCTGTGCGCCCCGCTGGACGACGCCCTCGCGACCTGGTACGACGACCTGGCCGCGGACGGGTGGACGGTGGACGAGCTGGTCTACACCGGCGGCGACGCGGCCTCGGTGCGAGCCTCCATCGCCGACGCATACGCCGGCGGCGCGACCGGTGCCGTCCTCATCGGCGCCATCCCCGTCCCCTGGTTCGAGATGGACGAGCCCGCCTGGGGCTCCTCCACCCACGAGGAGTTCCCCTGCGACCTCTACTACATGGACACCGACGGGACGTGGTCCGACGGTGACGGCGACGGCATCCTGGACTTCCACACCGGGGACATCACCCCCGAGGTGTGGGTCTCGCGCATAGACGCCCGGGAGATGACCTTCGGCCAGGAGCTGGACCTGTACCTGGCCTACTTCGCCAAGGACCACGCCTATCGGAACGGGGGGCTGGGCGTCCCCGATCGGGGGCTGGCCTACAACGACGACGACTGGTACGACTACTCCGACGGTCTCAACGCGGCCTATTCCGACGTCGCCCGTTTCACCGACCCAGCCCAGACCACGGCGGACCACCTCCTGGAGCAGTACGCCCAGGGGTTCGAGTTCGTCCACCTGATGAGCCACTCCAGCCCCTGGGGGCACACCTTCAAGATTCCTTCGGGCTACGCCGGAAGCATCTACAACTGCGAGATCGAGGCGCTCCTGCCCGAGGCGGTCTTTGTCAACCTCTTCAGCTGTTCCTGCACCCGTTTCGTGGAGTTCGACTGCATCGGGAGCTGGTACATCTTCCACGCGGGGCCGGGGCTGGTCGCGCTGGGCTCGGCCAAGACCGGCTCCATGCTCGAACACTACGGTTTCTACGCGCGGCTGGGCGCCGGGGACTCCATCGGGGAGGGTTTCCTCGCCTGGGCCCAGGCGAACATCTACCCCGGGATGAGCGCCGATTACAAGTACTGGTACTACGGGCTGAACATCCTGGGCGACGGC